In the genome of bacterium, one region contains:
- a CDS encoding universal stress protein: MMRMLVATDGSPHAIKAAELAARFARELRGAEVILVNVGHIPAIAMGGPSPDMMVDLGSLEEGLEQAGQAILAQAHEVFAGVDARVTRVYRRGDPAGEVVKVAKEHQADLIIMGSRGLGQFGGLILGSVSERVLHAASIPVLIVR; this comes from the coding sequence ATGATGCGGATGCTCGTGGCGACCGATGGATCGCCGCACGCGATCAAAGCGGCGGAGTTGGCCGCGCGGTTCGCCCGTGAACTTCGGGGAGCAGAGGTGATTCTGGTCAATGTGGGGCACATCCCGGCAATCGCCATGGGGGGTCCCTCACCGGACATGATGGTCGACCTCGGCAGCCTTGAGGAAGGCTTGGAGCAGGCTGGCCAGGCGATCCTCGCACAGGCGCACGAAGTGTTCGCGGGGGTCGATGCGCGTGTGACGCGCGTCTACCGGCGCGGGGATCCCGCGGGAGAGGTCGTCAAAGTGGCCAAGGAGCACCAGGCGGACCTCATCATCATGGGGAGCCGCGGCCTGGGGCAGTTCGGCGGTCTGATCCTTGGGAGCGTGAGCGAGCGGGTGCTGCACGCTGCGTCGATCCCCGTCCTGATCGTCCGATAG
- a CDS encoding VIT1/CCC1 transporter family protein, which translates to MPQTPHVERHFTGSDTVRDIVIGMSDGLTVPFALAAGLSGAVAATHVVVTAGLAEVAAGSIAMGLGGYLAAKSDAEHYASERLREQVEVRTVPEVEAEEVSKVFQGYGLTEESSAPLVEALRKDPAAWIDFMMRFELGLERPEPKRALTSASTIAGAYIGGGIIPLAPYVVSGSVHTALPVSIVVTLFALCIFGYVKGRFTGAVPARSAFQTTLVGGLAAAAAFVLARLIS; encoded by the coding sequence ATGCCTCAGACTCCCCACGTCGAACGCCACTTTACCGGCAGCGATACCGTCCGGGATATCGTGATCGGGATGTCGGATGGGTTGACGGTTCCCTTCGCCCTGGCCGCAGGGCTCTCCGGAGCGGTGGCGGCGACACACGTCGTCGTGACCGCAGGACTCGCCGAGGTTGCCGCCGGGTCCATCGCGATGGGGCTCGGTGGGTACCTCGCCGCCAAGAGCGACGCGGAGCACTACGCGAGCGAACGACTCCGCGAGCAGGTGGAGGTCCGCACGGTGCCGGAAGTCGAGGCGGAGGAAGTCTCCAAGGTATTCCAGGGCTACGGGCTGACGGAGGAGAGCAGTGCTCCCCTCGTCGAGGCGCTGCGAAAGGACCCGGCAGCATGGATCGACTTCATGATGCGCTTTGAACTCGGCCTGGAGCGGCCGGAACCGAAGCGGGCGCTGACCAGCGCCTCGACGATCGCCGGCGCCTACATCGGTGGGGGGATCATCCCTCTCGCCCCCTACGTCGTCTCCGGGAGCGTCCACACCGCCCTGCCGGTTTCAATCGTGGTCACGCTCTTCGCGCTCTGCATTTTCGGGTACGTAAAAGGGCGCTTCACAGGTGCCGTGCCGGCTCGCAGCGCATTCCAAACCACGCTGGTGGGCGGCCTCGCCGCGGCGGCGGCTTTCGTCTTGGCCAGGCTGATCTCCTGA
- the rbsK gene encoding ribokinase gives MVQVCVVGSLNIDLVVKAPRLPRVGETVTGGAFATFPGGKGANQAVAAARLGAGVAMVGRVGRDAFGEQLVDGLKRDGIDAAHVRVDPDAATGVAFIGVDGDGRNMIMVASGANMRVPVSDVDDARNAIMGARVLLLQLEVPIAATLRAAAIARGAGALVCLDPAPAVALPDAMFAGVDVINPNEGEAQVLTGIEVRSTGDAERAAEALHARGPRVVVVKMGERGAFYLGPEGRGHVPAVRVKAVDTTAAGDAFAAALGVALGDGRGTADAVAFATQVAGLKVTRMGAQVAMPTRAEVEEALRR, from the coding sequence ATGGTCCAGGTGTGCGTTGTCGGTAGCCTCAACATCGACCTCGTGGTGAAGGCCCCGCGGCTCCCGCGGGTCGGCGAGACCGTCACCGGAGGGGCGTTTGCTACCTTCCCCGGCGGCAAGGGTGCCAACCAGGCGGTGGCCGCCGCCCGCCTGGGGGCCGGCGTGGCCATGGTGGGGCGGGTCGGCCGGGACGCCTTCGGGGAGCAACTCGTCGATGGGCTGAAGCGTGACGGCATCGACGCAGCCCACGTGCGCGTAGACCCTGACGCGGCGACGGGGGTGGCCTTCATCGGCGTCGACGGCGACGGTCGCAACATGATCATGGTCGCGTCCGGCGCCAACATGCGTGTCCCCGTCTCCGACGTCGACGACGCGCGCAACGCGATCATGGGCGCCCGCGTCCTCCTGCTGCAGCTGGAGGTGCCGATCGCGGCCACGCTGCGTGCTGCCGCGATCGCCAGGGGCGCCGGGGCGCTCGTCTGCCTCGATCCCGCCCCCGCCGTCGCTCTGCCCGACGCGATGTTCGCCGGTGTGGATGTCATCAACCCCAACGAGGGTGAGGCGCAGGTTCTTACCGGCATAGAGGTCCGCTCGACCGGCGACGCCGAGCGGGCCGCCGAGGCGCTCCACGCTCGGGGGCCCCGTGTGGTGGTGGTGAAGATGGGGGAGCGGGGGGCCTTCTACCTCGGCCCCGAGGGTCGCGGCCACGTCCCGGCCGTCCGGGTGAAGGCCGTCGATACGACCGCGGCGGGAGATGCCTTCGCCGCGGCGCTGGGGGTGGCACTCGGCGATGGGCGAGGGACGGCCGACGCCGTGGCGTTCGCGACCCAGGTCGCCGGGCTCAAGGTGACCCGGATGGGCGCTCAGGTCGCGATGCCGACCCGCGCGGAGGTGGAGGAGGCGCTGCGGCGGTGA
- the rbsD gene encoding D-ribose pyranase: MKRQGILNRDLAYLVASLGHTDLVCVADAGLPIPPSVTRIDLALRCGLPPFLDTVEAILGEVVVQRAIVASEMAGRNRAGFEGLCALLEGIPMDQIPHEQLKAALPRVRAVIRTGECTLFANVLLECGVAF; the protein is encoded by the coding sequence GTGAAGCGGCAGGGCATTCTGAATCGAGACCTGGCCTACCTCGTGGCCTCGCTGGGGCACACGGATCTGGTGTGTGTCGCGGATGCCGGGTTGCCGATTCCCCCGAGCGTGACCCGCATCGACCTCGCGCTCCGCTGTGGCCTTCCCCCGTTCCTGGACACGGTCGAGGCGATCCTCGGCGAGGTGGTCGTGCAGCGCGCGATCGTCGCGAGTGAGATGGCCGGCCGCAACCGGGCGGGCTTCGAGGGATTGTGCGCCCTGCTCGAGGGGATCCCGATGGATCAAATCCCGCACGAGCAGCTGAAGGCGGCGCTCCCGCGCGTGCGTGCAGTGATCCGCACCGGGGAGTGTACGCTCTTCGCCAACGTCCTGCTGGAATGCGGGGTGGCGTTCTGA
- a CDS encoding sugar ABC transporter ATP-binding protein has product MPPQAAAAAPILQMRGIVKTFPGVQALAGVDLDVLPGEVHALIGENGAGKSTLIGVLGGIHLPDSGQIILRGQPVSIPSPRRAREIGIAIIHQELNQVGPLSVAENLFLGDEPRRGHWFVDWETLRARAGALMAELGVRVDPRARVDLLSVAERQTVEIARALSLRADILVMDEPTAALTLEEVERLFAIIDDLRKRGVSIIYISHRLEEIFRIADRVTVMRDGHYVGTYPIATIDMDGLIQLMVGRKLTEKFPKEAVAPGPPRLEVRGLSVGGFFRDVSFAVRAGEILGIAGLVGSGKIEVAHAIFGMLPLDGGEVLVEGRPVTIRSPADAIARRIGLVPEDRKTLGLVLGMSIRDNITLPSLHGLSTAGFVRKDQERAMVAQAIARLDVRARDRDQPVGTLSGGNQQKVVLAKWLQAGAKVVLLCEPTRGIDVGAKVEMYRLMVELARAGVAVVMISSELPEVLGMSDRIIVMHEGRITAEFAHGEATQEKIMASASGRPDRGAAQR; this is encoded by the coding sequence ATGCCCCCGCAGGCCGCTGCGGCCGCACCGATCCTTCAGATGCGAGGCATCGTCAAGACATTCCCCGGGGTGCAGGCGTTGGCCGGGGTGGATCTCGACGTGCTCCCCGGCGAGGTCCACGCTCTGATCGGGGAAAACGGCGCCGGGAAATCGACCCTGATCGGTGTGCTCGGCGGCATCCACCTGCCCGACTCCGGGCAGATCATCCTGCGCGGCCAGCCGGTATCCATCCCCAGCCCGCGCCGCGCTCGGGAGATCGGGATCGCGATCATTCACCAGGAGCTCAACCAGGTCGGGCCTCTGTCGGTGGCGGAGAACCTCTTCTTGGGGGACGAGCCGCGGCGCGGCCACTGGTTTGTGGACTGGGAAACCCTCCGCGCGCGCGCCGGGGCGCTGATGGCCGAGTTGGGGGTCCGCGTGGACCCCCGGGCGCGCGTGGACCTCTTGAGCGTGGCCGAACGGCAGACGGTAGAGATCGCCCGCGCGCTCAGCCTCCGGGCAGACATCCTGGTGATGGACGAGCCCACCGCCGCCCTGACCCTCGAGGAGGTCGAGCGGCTCTTTGCGATCATCGACGACCTGCGCAAGCGTGGAGTCTCCATCATCTACATCTCCCACCGGTTGGAGGAGATCTTCCGGATCGCCGACCGGGTGACCGTGATGCGCGACGGCCATTACGTCGGCACGTACCCGATCGCGACGATCGACATGGACGGCCTCATCCAGCTGATGGTGGGGCGGAAGCTGACGGAGAAGTTTCCCAAGGAAGCCGTCGCGCCGGGCCCGCCCCGGCTCGAGGTGCGGGGGTTGTCCGTGGGAGGGTTCTTTCGCGACGTGTCGTTTGCGGTCCGCGCCGGAGAGATCCTCGGCATCGCCGGCCTCGTCGGCTCGGGCAAGATCGAGGTCGCGCACGCCATCTTCGGCATGCTCCCCCTCGATGGCGGCGAGGTGCTCGTCGAGGGTCGCCCGGTGACGATCCGGTCACCGGCGGACGCGATCGCCCGTCGGATCGGCCTTGTCCCGGAAGACCGCAAGACCCTGGGGCTCGTCCTCGGGATGAGCATCCGCGACAACATCACCCTCCCTTCTCTGCACGGCCTCAGCACGGCGGGGTTCGTGCGCAAAGATCAGGAACGGGCGATGGTGGCGCAGGCGATCGCCCGCCTCGACGTTCGCGCCCGGGACCGCGATCAGCCGGTGGGCACCCTGTCCGGTGGGAACCAGCAGAAGGTCGTCTTGGCGAAGTGGCTTCAGGCGGGTGCGAAGGTCGTTTTGCTCTGCGAGCCGACGCGGGGAATCGATGTCGGGGCGAAGGTCGAGATGTACCGGCTGATGGTCGAGCTCGCCCGTGCCGGGGTGGCGGTGGTGATGATTTCCTCCGAGCTCCCGGAGGTCCTCGGGATGTCCGATCGCATTATCGTGATGCACGAGGGGCGCATCACCGCTGAATTCGCGCACGGCGAAGCGACCCAAGAGAAGATCATGGCGAGCGCGTCGGGGAGGCCTGACCGTGGCGCTGCCCAGCGGTAA